Part of the Virgibacillus natechei genome is shown below.
ATACGAACTTATAAGTCATACTTCAACATTGCTAATCGATACAGAACAACCAGCGGAAGATGAAGCGGGGGATTCTAATATTTGGTCACTTGCCTCCATGCTTGTAGTCGGTTTACTAATTGGAGCTTCTGTAGGAATGCTGATTCTAAGGAGAAAATAACGTTAATTTTACGTAGGTGGTGAGAATAAATTGGCCAATAATGGTGCAGTTGAAGCAGTGACTGGGGTATCAAAATGGGCATTTTCATGGGAACCAAGAGCAAAATTGCTGGCAGCTATCTTTTTCATTTTCGGTGTAATTAGTTTAACCACACCTTCTATTGCCGCTGGTGCATACTTAATATCCATTATTGCAATCCTTTTATCGGGAGTGTCTTTTACGCTATTGTTAAAAAGATACTTAATCATACTACCCTTTCTTTTATTAATGACTGTCCCACTATTATTCGGCCAGGGGCTTTCTTATACATCAGATAATTTATCTTTTGCTACCCTAATCTTCATCAAAGCATTTACATCCATGACAATTATTACGATTGTATTAGATTCACAATCACTTGATCAATTTATGAATGGCCTTGCAGGTTTAAAAATCCCTTCTGTCATGATTACTGTTTTAATCCTCTCCTACCGTTATGTGTTTTTATTTCTGGATGACATTCAGAAGATGCAAACGGCTGCTAAATCGCGTTTCTTTAATGGCGGGGTTCGAATACGTAGTTTGAAAGTTTATGGTCAACTTACCGGTATGCTGCTTATTCGATCACTTGACCGCGCCGATCGAATGTATCAGGCAATGGCATCACGAGGTTTTAATGGACGGTTACGCTTCAAGGAATCACAAAAGATAACGAGATTAGATTTGTTTAAGACAGCCCTCGCTTCTATCATTATCATTTCATTAGTCGTTATTGAAATAGGTTAT
Proteins encoded:
- the cbiQ gene encoding cobalt ECF transporter T component CbiQ, with protein sequence MANNGAVEAVTGVSKWAFSWEPRAKLLAAIFFIFGVISLTTPSIAAGAYLISIIAILLSGVSFTLLLKRYLIILPFLLLMTVPLLFGQGLSYTSDNLSFATLIFIKAFTSMTIITIVLDSQSLDQFMNGLAGLKIPSVMITVLILSYRYVFLFLDDIQKMQTAAKSRFFNGGVRIRSLKVYGQLTGMLLIRSLDRADRMYQAMASRGFNGRLRFKESQKITRLDLFKTALASIIIISLVVIEIGYVR